From the genome of Mycobacterium dioxanotrophicus, one region includes:
- a CDS encoding heme-binding protein: MKLAAMLAISGFASFAIAVPTAAAAPPCSASGLATTASGVLAQAGSYLDAHPDANDVLTAAGSQSTGEAEGAVRAYFLAHPGEFLDLQNIARPLTSLRGQCGVSVSPGQLATLFDALS; this comes from the coding sequence ATGAAACTGGCCGCCATGCTCGCCATCAGTGGATTCGCGTCTTTCGCCATCGCCGTCCCGACCGCCGCTGCCGCACCGCCGTGCTCGGCCAGTGGGTTGGCCACGACCGCCAGCGGGGTGTTGGCCCAGGCAGGGTCCTACCTGGACGCGCACCCGGATGCCAACGATGTGCTGACCGCGGCGGGCAGCCAGTCGACCGGCGAGGCCGAGGGGGCCGTGCGCGCCTACTTCCTGGCCCATCCGGGGGAATTCCTGGACCTGCAGAACATCGCGCGCCCGCTGACCTCGCTGCGCGGACAGTGCGGCGTGTCGGTGTCGCCAGGGCAACTGGCGACGTTGTTCGACGCGCTGTCCTGA
- a CDS encoding trimeric intracellular cation channel family protein, which translates to MRRVADGAQLRRHRGVLRDLFLDVTPPTSIEHWPNVTVAVIATAVATASARVFVRMRRIVLTLDAIGMGVFATSGAAFATDHGASWFAAVLIGMTTAIGGGIVRDVLAREIPLLMGPDDLYAVPALMGATTYAVIDYLGPQWVGLLVGTVLATVLRLAGLAFHWRLPTGPRDLIVGGDT; encoded by the coding sequence TTGCGACGTGTTGCAGATGGTGCTCAACTACGGCGGCATCGCGGTGTCCTGCGTGACCTGTTCCTCGACGTCACCCCTCCGACGTCCATCGAGCACTGGCCCAACGTCACGGTCGCGGTGATCGCGACGGCGGTGGCCACGGCGAGCGCCCGCGTGTTCGTTCGGATGCGGCGGATCGTGCTCACCCTCGACGCCATCGGGATGGGCGTCTTCGCGACCTCCGGTGCGGCGTTCGCCACCGACCATGGGGCGAGCTGGTTCGCGGCCGTGCTGATCGGTATGACCACGGCGATCGGCGGCGGCATCGTGCGTGACGTGCTGGCTCGGGAGATCCCGCTGCTGATGGGGCCCGACGATCTGTATGCGGTGCCCGCCCTGATGGGTGCGACGACGTACGCCGTCATCGACTATCTCGGCCCGCAATGGGTCGGGCTGCTGGTGGGCACCGTGCTGGCGACGGTACTGCGGCTGGCTGGGCTGGCCTTCCACTGGCGGCTGCCCACCGGGCCGCGCGATCTCATCGTCGGTGGCGACACCTAA
- a CDS encoding decaprenylphospho-beta-D-erythro-pentofuranosid-2-ulose 2-reductase, translated as MVFDAVGNPQTILLLGGTSEIGLAICERYLRDASARIVLAALPDDPGREAAVAQMRAAGAKDVEVIDFDAVDTASHPAVIDKAFAGGDVDVAIVAFGLLGDAEELWQNQRKAVQIAEINYTAAVSVGVLVGEKMRAQGSGRIIAMSSAAGERVRRSNFVYGSTKAGLDGFYLGLGEALREFGVRVLVIRPGQVRTRMSAHVKEAPLTVDKEYVAELAVTASAKGKELVWAPGAFRYVMMVLRHIPRPIFRRLPI; from the coding sequence ATGGTGTTCGACGCCGTAGGTAACCCCCAGACGATTCTGCTGCTCGGCGGCACTTCCGAGATCGGGCTGGCGATCTGTGAGCGCTATCTGCGCGACGCGTCGGCCCGCATCGTGCTGGCCGCGCTGCCCGACGACCCGGGCCGTGAGGCCGCGGTCGCTCAGATGCGCGCCGCGGGCGCCAAGGATGTCGAGGTGATCGACTTCGACGCCGTGGACACCGCCAGCCACCCCGCGGTCATCGACAAGGCCTTCGCCGGTGGCGATGTGGACGTCGCGATCGTGGCGTTCGGCCTGCTCGGCGATGCCGAGGAGCTGTGGCAGAACCAGCGCAAGGCCGTGCAGATCGCCGAAATCAACTACACCGCAGCCGTTTCCGTCGGTGTGCTGGTCGGCGAGAAGATGCGGGCCCAGGGCTCGGGCCGCATCATCGCGATGAGCTCGGCGGCGGGTGAGCGGGTGCGTCGCTCCAACTTCGTCTACGGCTCCACCAAAGCCGGTCTGGACGGCTTCTATCTCGGCCTCGGTGAGGCGCTGCGGGAGTTCGGTGTCCGCGTGCTGGTGATCCGGCCCGGCCAGGTGCGCACCCGGATGAGCGCGCACGTCAAGGAAGCCCCGCTGACCGTCGACAAGGAATACGTCGCCGAGCTGGCGGTCACCGCCTCGGCGAAGGGCAAGGAGCTGGTCTGGGCGCCGGGGGCGTTCCGCTACGTGATGATGGTGTTGCGGCACATCCCGCGACCCATCTTCCGTAGGCTTCCCATCTGA
- the katG gene encoding catalase/peroxidase HPI: MAEAETHPPIGEAQTEPAESGCPMRIKPPVEGGSNRDWWPNAVNLKVLQKNPPAIDPSDEGYDYREAVKTLDFEAFERDFDELLTNSQEWWPADFGHYGPLFVRMSWHAAGTYRVEDGRGGGGRGMQRFAPLNSWPDNVSLDKARRLLWPLKKKYGKKISWSDLIVYAGNRAMEHMGFKTAGFAFGRPDFWEPEEDIYWGSEAEWLGSQDRYAGSTDRTKLENPLAASHMGLIYVNPEGPEGNPDYLAAAIDIRETFGRMAMNDVETAALIVGGHTFGKTHGATDIENGVEPEAAPLEQMGLGWSNPGVGNETVSSGIEVTWTHTPTKWDNSFLEILYSNEWELTKSPAGANQWKPKDNGWANSVPMAQGNGKTHPSMLTTDLSMRFDPIYGEITRRWLDHPEELAEEYAKAWFKLLHRDMGPVARYLGPLVPKQTWLWQDVVPAGKTLSDADVATLKAAIAGSGLTVQQLVDTAWKAAASYRSSDMRGGANGGRIRLQPQLGWEVNEPDELAQVIRKLEEIQAASDTGVSFADLVVLGGVVGLEKAIKDAGFDVAVPFTSGRGDATQEQTDVESFAYLEPKGDGFRNYVGKGDSLPSEYRLIDRANLLGLTAPELTVLIGGLRVLGANHGGSDLGVLTDKKGQLTNDYFVNLTDMGTKWAPAPADDGTYVGTDRASGAPKWTASRVDLLFGSNSQLRALAEVYAEDDSKEKFVKDFVAAWTKVMNNDRFDLEV, from the coding sequence ATGGCTGAAGCCGAAACCCATCCCCCCATCGGTGAAGCTCAAACCGAGCCCGCCGAAAGCGGTTGCCCCATGCGGATCAAGCCTCCCGTCGAGGGCGGCAGCAACCGCGACTGGTGGCCCAACGCCGTCAATCTCAAGGTCCTGCAGAAGAATCCGCCCGCCATCGATCCGTCGGACGAGGGCTACGACTACCGCGAGGCCGTCAAGACCCTCGATTTCGAGGCCTTCGAGCGCGACTTCGACGAGCTGCTGACCAACTCGCAGGAGTGGTGGCCCGCCGACTTCGGGCACTACGGACCGCTTTTCGTCCGCATGTCGTGGCACGCGGCAGGCACCTACCGCGTCGAGGACGGCCGCGGTGGCGGCGGGCGCGGCATGCAGCGCTTCGCCCCGCTGAACAGCTGGCCGGACAACGTCAGCCTGGACAAGGCCCGTCGTCTGCTGTGGCCGCTGAAGAAGAAGTACGGCAAGAAGATCTCGTGGTCCGACCTCATCGTCTACGCGGGCAACCGCGCGATGGAGCACATGGGCTTCAAGACCGCAGGCTTCGCCTTCGGTCGCCCGGACTTCTGGGAGCCCGAAGAGGACATCTACTGGGGCTCGGAGGCCGAGTGGCTGGGCTCGCAGGATCGCTACGCCGGTAGCACTGACCGCACCAAGCTGGAGAACCCGCTGGCGGCCAGCCACATGGGCCTGATCTACGTCAATCCCGAAGGCCCCGAAGGCAACCCGGATTACCTGGCGGCTGCCATCGACATCCGCGAAACCTTCGGCCGCATGGCGATGAACGACGTCGAGACCGCGGCGCTGATCGTCGGTGGCCACACCTTCGGTAAGACTCACGGCGCCACCGACATCGAGAACGGCGTGGAGCCCGAGGCTGCCCCGCTCGAGCAGATGGGCCTGGGTTGGAGCAACCCGGGCGTCGGCAACGAGACCGTCAGCAGCGGCATCGAGGTGACCTGGACGCACACCCCCACCAAGTGGGACAACTCGTTCCTGGAGATCCTCTACAGCAACGAGTGGGAGCTGACCAAGAGCCCCGCCGGCGCCAACCAGTGGAAGCCCAAGGACAACGGTTGGGCCAACTCGGTGCCGATGGCCCAGGGCAACGGCAAGACCCACCCGTCGATGCTGACCACCGACCTCTCGATGCGGTTCGACCCCATCTACGGCGAGATCACCCGCCGCTGGCTCGATCACCCCGAAGAGCTGGCCGAGGAGTACGCCAAGGCCTGGTTCAAGCTGCTGCACCGCGACATGGGACCGGTAGCCCGCTACCTCGGCCCGCTGGTGCCGAAGCAGACCTGGCTGTGGCAGGACGTCGTGCCCGCCGGTAAGACGCTGTCCGACGCCGATGTCGCCACCCTGAAGGCGGCCATCGCGGGCTCGGGTCTGACCGTGCAGCAGCTGGTCGACACCGCATGGAAGGCGGCGGCGTCGTACCGCTCCAGCGACATGCGTGGCGGTGCCAACGGTGGCCGCATCCGGCTGCAGCCGCAGCTCGGCTGGGAGGTCAACGAGCCCGACGAGCTGGCTCAGGTGATCCGCAAGCTCGAGGAGATCCAGGCCGCGTCCGACACCGGTGTGTCGTTCGCCGACCTGGTGGTCCTCGGCGGTGTCGTCGGCCTCGAGAAGGCGATCAAGGACGCCGGTTTCGACGTCGCGGTGCCGTTCACCTCGGGTCGTGGCGACGCCACCCAGGAGCAGACCGACGTCGAGTCGTTCGCCTACCTGGAGCCCAAGGGCGACGGTTTCCGTAACTACGTGGGCAAGGGCGACAGCCTGCCGTCCGAGTACCGGCTGATCGACCGGGCCAACCTGCTCGGCCTGACGGCTCCCGAGCTGACCGTGCTGATCGGCGGCCTGCGCGTGCTGGGCGCCAACCACGGTGGCTCCGACCTCGGCGTGTTGACGGACAAGAAGGGTCAGCTGACCAACGACTACTTCGTCAACCTCACCGACATGGGCACCAAGTGGGCGCCTGCGCCTGCTGATGACGGCACCTACGTCGGCACCGACCGCGCCAGCGGTGCGCCGAAGTGGACCGCCAGCCGGGTCGACCTGCTGTTCGGCTCGAACTCGCAGCTGCGGGCCCTGGCCGAGGTGTACGCCGAGGACGACTCCAAGGAGAAGTTCGTCAAGGACTTCGTCGCGGCGTGGACCAAGGTGATGAACAACGATCGGTTCGACCTCGAGGTCTGA
- a CDS encoding FAD-binding oxidoreductase: MSTTDFPTTDKRLMGWGRTAPTVAHVLSTPDPEVIVKAVTRAAEQGGRGVIARGLGRSYGDNAQNGGGLVIDMPALNRIHSIDAETRIVDVDAGVNLDQLMKAALPFGLWVPVLPGTRQVTIGGAIGCDIHGKNHHSAGSFGNHVRSMDLLTAGGEVRTLTPDGPEAELFWATVGGNGLTGIILRATIEMTPTETAYFIADGDVTHTLDETIAFHSDGSEDNYTYSSAWFDAISAPPKLGRAAISRGSLATLDQLPTKLQKNPLKFDAPQLLTLPDVFPNGLANKYTFGPIGELWYRKSGTYRNKVQNLTQFYHPLDMFGEWNRAYGPAGFAQYQFVVPTEAVEEFKGIIYDIQRSGHYSFLNVFKLFGKGNQAPLSFPIPGWNVCVDFPVKPGVGEFLTDLDRRVLEFGGRLYTAKDSRTTAETFHAMYPRIDEWIAVRRKVDPDGVFASDMARRLELL; this comes from the coding sequence ATGTCGACCACCGATTTCCCGACCACGGACAAGCGCCTGATGGGCTGGGGCCGCACCGCACCGACCGTCGCACACGTGCTCTCCACACCCGATCCCGAGGTCATCGTCAAGGCTGTCACGCGGGCCGCTGAGCAGGGCGGACGCGGCGTGATCGCGCGTGGGCTGGGCCGCTCGTACGGCGACAACGCGCAGAACGGCGGCGGCCTGGTCATCGACATGCCCGCCCTGAACCGGATCCACTCGATCGACGCCGAAACCCGGATCGTCGACGTGGACGCCGGGGTGAACCTGGACCAGTTGATGAAGGCGGCACTGCCGTTCGGACTGTGGGTCCCGGTGCTGCCCGGCACCCGTCAGGTCACCATCGGCGGGGCCATCGGCTGTGACATCCACGGCAAGAACCACCACAGCGCGGGCAGCTTCGGCAACCACGTCCGCAGCATGGATCTGCTGACCGCGGGCGGCGAGGTGCGCACGCTCACGCCGGACGGGCCGGAGGCCGAGCTGTTCTGGGCCACCGTGGGCGGCAACGGACTGACGGGCATCATCCTGCGCGCCACCATCGAGATGACGCCGACCGAGACCGCGTATTTCATCGCCGACGGCGACGTGACCCACACCCTCGATGAGACCATCGCGTTCCACAGCGACGGCAGCGAGGACAACTACACGTACTCGTCGGCCTGGTTCGACGCAATCAGCGCCCCGCCGAAGCTGGGCCGCGCCGCCATCTCCCGCGGATCGCTGGCCACGCTCGACCAGCTGCCCACCAAGCTGCAGAAGAACCCACTGAAATTCGATGCGCCGCAACTACTTACGTTGCCGGACGTGTTCCCCAACGGGCTGGCCAACAAGTACACCTTCGGCCCCATCGGCGAACTCTGGTACCGCAAATCGGGGACGTACCGCAACAAGGTGCAGAACCTGACGCAGTTCTACCACCCACTGGACATGTTCGGTGAGTGGAACCGCGCCTACGGGCCTGCCGGATTCGCGCAGTACCAGTTCGTGGTGCCGACGGAGGCCGTCGAGGAGTTCAAGGGCATCATCTACGACATCCAGCGCTCCGGGCACTATTCATTCCTCAACGTCTTCAAGCTGTTCGGTAAGGGCAATCAGGCGCCGCTGAGCTTCCCGATCCCCGGCTGGAACGTCTGCGTCGACTTCCCGGTCAAGCCGGGCGTCGGCGAGTTCCTCACCGACCTGGATCGCCGGGTGCTGGAGTTCGGTGGGCGGCTATACACCGCCAAGGATTCCCGCACGACGGCCGAGACGTTCCACGCCATGTACCCACGTATCGACGAGTGGATCGCGGTGCGCCGCAAGGTGGATCCCGACGGGGTGTTCGCCTCGGACATGGCCCGCCGGCTGGAACTTCTGTAG
- the pdxR gene encoding MocR-like pyridoxine biosynthesis transcription factor PdxR gives MTSRANSGSRDLHLNLRAVIEPGSRTAREQLINALRDGIRSGRLATGAPLPPSRALATDLGLARNTVAEAYAELVAEGWLASRQGAGTWVARAGTPRPAPRPRRIPVTPRHNLMPGSPDLSEFPRSAWLASARRALTEAPVAALRMGDPRGPLALREALTEYLGRVRGVRTTPESIVICAGVRDGVELLARVFRSGRPIAVEAHGLFIFRDAITATGVPTVPIGLDDDGAVIDDLDALDTPAVLLTPAHHNPFGMALHPQRRSAAVAWAQRTDGYVLDDDYDGEFRYDRQPVGALQALDPERVAYLGSTSKSMAQTLRLGWMVLPEALIDPVIDAAGGQQYHVDVISALTLADFIATGGYDRHIRRMRNRYRRRRDALVAALDGFDVGIRGLAAGVNVTLTLPDGAEPEVLRRCGEAGIQLQGLSIMRHPQAGPQIPDPDGIIVGFGAPAEHAFGPAVEALLTVLAEVLR, from the coding sequence GTGACTTCGCGGGCCAATTCGGGCAGTCGAGACCTACACCTGAACCTGCGGGCCGTCATCGAACCGGGCAGCCGCACCGCCCGGGAACAGCTGATCAACGCGCTGCGCGACGGCATCCGATCGGGCCGGCTCGCCACCGGCGCGCCGCTGCCCCCGTCTCGCGCACTGGCCACCGACCTCGGGCTGGCCCGCAACACCGTCGCGGAGGCCTACGCCGAGCTGGTCGCCGAGGGCTGGCTGGCGTCGCGGCAGGGCGCGGGCACCTGGGTGGCCCGGGCCGGCACACCCCGGCCGGCCCCGCGTCCGCGCCGCATCCCCGTCACGCCACGCCACAATCTGATGCCCGGTTCACCCGACCTGTCGGAGTTCCCGCGCAGCGCCTGGCTGGCATCGGCTCGTCGCGCGCTCACCGAGGCGCCGGTGGCCGCGCTGCGAATGGGTGATCCGCGCGGCCCGCTCGCACTGCGCGAGGCCCTCACCGAATATCTGGGCCGGGTCCGGGGCGTGCGGACCACGCCGGAATCCATCGTCATCTGCGCCGGGGTCCGCGACGGCGTCGAACTACTCGCACGGGTCTTCCGATCCGGTCGGCCCATCGCGGTGGAAGCCCACGGCCTCTTCATCTTTCGCGACGCGATCACCGCGACGGGGGTGCCGACCGTGCCGATCGGGCTGGACGACGACGGTGCCGTCATCGACGACCTGGACGCGCTCGACACCCCAGCGGTGTTGCTGACTCCGGCCCACCACAACCCCTTTGGCATGGCCCTGCATCCCCAACGCCGCAGCGCCGCCGTGGCGTGGGCCCAGCGCACCGACGGTTACGTGCTCGACGACGATTACGACGGCGAGTTCCGTTACGACCGCCAACCCGTCGGTGCGTTGCAGGCGCTGGATCCCGAACGGGTCGCCTATCTGGGCTCGACGAGCAAGAGCATGGCGCAGACCCTGCGCCTGGGTTGGATGGTGCTGCCCGAGGCGCTGATCGACCCGGTGATCGACGCGGCGGGCGGGCAGCAGTACCACGTCGACGTCATCAGCGCCCTGACGCTGGCCGACTTCATCGCCACCGGCGGCTACGACCGGCACATCCGTCGTATGCGCAACCGGTACCGACGCCGGCGCGACGCCCTGGTCGCCGCACTGGACGGGTTCGACGTCGGCATCCGTGGCCTGGCCGCGGGCGTCAACGTCACGCTCACCCTGCCCGACGGCGCCGAACCCGAGGTGCTGCGCCGGTGCGGGGAGGCGGGCATCCAGCTGCAGGGGCTCTCGATCATGCGTCATCCGCAGGCCGGCCCGCAGATCCCCGATCCGGACGGCATCATCGTCGGCTTCGGCGCGCCCGCCGAGCATGCCTTCGGCCCGGCCGTCGAGGCGCTGCTGACGGTGCTCGCCGAGGTGTTGCGTTAG
- a CDS encoding GtrA family protein: MDTAPANPRLSLRTQVFRFIVTGGISAVVDFGLYVLLYKAIGLPPDIAKAISFVAGTTTAYLLNRRWTFQAPPSTARLIAVWVLYLVTFVVQVGLNHLFLHLLNYTPVAVVVAFVIAQGTATVINFVVQRAVIFRLH, from the coding sequence GTGGACACCGCACCCGCGAACCCGCGCCTGAGTCTGAGGACCCAGGTGTTTCGGTTCATCGTCACCGGCGGGATCTCCGCGGTCGTCGACTTCGGCCTCTACGTGCTGCTCTACAAGGCCATCGGCCTGCCGCCGGACATCGCCAAGGCGATCAGCTTCGTCGCGGGCACCACCACCGCCTACCTGCTCAACCGCCGCTGGACCTTCCAGGCACCGCCGAGCACGGCCCGGTTGATCGCGGTGTGGGTGCTCTACCTGGTCACGTTCGTCGTCCAGGTCGGTCTCAACCACCTGTTCCTGCACCTGCTCAACTACACGCCCGTGGCGGTGGTCGTGGCCTTCGTCATCGCCCAGGGCACCGCGACCGTCATCAACTTCGTCGTACAGCGGGCGGTCATCTTCCGCCTGCACTGA
- a CDS encoding carboxymuconolactone decarboxylase family protein: MTQTLEPAQTAGRLKIYKASPELYDAMMTLSNASAKDVDPTIAELIKIRASQLNRCAFCLDMHTHDARKQGETEQRLALVAAWEEAGDLFTEQEQAALALTEAITDLSHGPVSDAVYARAAAAFTERELGQVISMAVTINAWNRINAAVKMPPPRR; the protein is encoded by the coding sequence ATGACGCAGACACTCGAACCCGCCCAGACCGCCGGACGCCTCAAGATCTACAAGGCCTCACCTGAGCTGTACGACGCGATGATGACGCTGTCGAACGCCTCGGCCAAGGACGTCGACCCGACCATCGCCGAGCTGATCAAGATCCGCGCGTCCCAGCTCAACCGGTGCGCCTTCTGCCTCGACATGCACACGCACGACGCGCGCAAGCAGGGCGAGACCGAGCAGCGCCTGGCGCTGGTCGCGGCCTGGGAAGAGGCAGGCGATCTGTTCACCGAGCAGGAGCAGGCTGCCCTCGCGCTGACCGAGGCCATCACCGACCTGAGCCACGGACCGGTCTCCGATGCGGTCTACGCCCGCGCCGCCGCCGCATTCACCGAACGTGAACTGGGCCAGGTGATTTCGATGGCCGTCACCATCAACGCGTGGAACCGGATCAATGCCGCGGTGAAGATGCCGCCGCCGCGGCGCTGA
- a CDS encoding IS1380 family transposase — MKRNRCRGFRFESGRESLISSSGASVLLTTAQVSGLAQELSRQLAPWRAARSVHDPGKTVLDLAVMIALGGDCLADAALLRGQPELFGAVASDPTISRLIEVLGSDPITAIAAIRRARAAARDRVWQRRCPVAADETVIIDMDATLIGSHSDKEGATPNFKRGFGFHPMMAFVDHGAEGTGEPLAAMLRPGRANASDAADQIAVLDAALAQLPEDVRSRVLVRGDTGSGVKEFLWHIHHLGLSYSVGVYGRQPVLDALQALPRQAWRAALDADGCPREGAQVAELTRWLPDTFVGWPPGMRVIARRERPHPGAQLRITDDHGWRITLFATNTAGGRLADLEVRHRLRARAEDRIRALKDTGLTNLPLQAFGKNEIWLELAALAYELLTWTQLLAWPDHPARSWEPKRLRLRLLSVAARIITTGRRRILRISRGWPWSELLVTGQRNLAALN, encoded by the coding sequence GTGAAGCGTAACCGTTGTCGTGGGTTTCGGTTCGAGTCGGGCCGCGAGTCGCTGATTTCGTCGTCGGGCGCGTCGGTGTTGTTGACAACTGCGCAGGTCAGCGGCTTGGCGCAGGAGTTGTCGCGGCAGTTGGCGCCGTGGCGGGCGGCGCGGTCGGTCCACGATCCGGGCAAAACGGTGCTGGATTTGGCGGTGATGATCGCGCTCGGCGGTGATTGCCTGGCCGACGCGGCGCTGCTACGGGGCCAGCCGGAATTGTTCGGCGCGGTGGCCTCCGATCCCACGATCAGCCGACTCATCGAGGTGTTGGGCAGCGATCCCATCACCGCGATCGCTGCCATTCGGCGGGCCCGGGCTGCCGCCCGGGACAGGGTCTGGCAGCGGCGTTGCCCGGTCGCAGCCGACGAGACGGTGATCATTGATATGGATGCCACCCTGATCGGGTCACATTCAGACAAGGAAGGCGCGACTCCGAACTTCAAACGGGGTTTCGGGTTTCATCCGATGATGGCGTTCGTCGATCACGGCGCCGAGGGCACCGGGGAACCGTTGGCGGCGATGCTGCGTCCCGGGCGGGCCAACGCCAGCGACGCCGCCGATCAGATCGCGGTGCTCGACGCTGCGCTGGCCCAACTCCCCGAGGATGTGCGTTCGCGGGTGCTGGTGCGTGGGGACACCGGCTCAGGAGTCAAGGAGTTCCTGTGGCACATTCACCACTTGGGGTTGTCGTACTCGGTGGGTGTCTATGGTCGTCAACCCGTCCTCGATGCCCTCCAAGCGCTGCCGCGGCAGGCCTGGCGGGCGGCGCTGGATGCCGACGGGTGTCCCCGCGAGGGTGCCCAGGTCGCCGAACTGACCCGCTGGCTACCGGACACCTTCGTCGGCTGGCCCCCGGGCATGCGGGTCATCGCGCGCCGCGAACGCCCCCACCCCGGCGCTCAGCTGCGCATCACCGACGATCACGGCTGGCGCATCACCTTGTTCGCCACCAACACCGCCGGCGGGCGGCTCGCTGACCTCGAAGTACGCCACCGGCTACGCGCCCGCGCCGAAGACCGCATCCGCGCCCTCAAAGACACCGGCCTGACCAACCTGCCACTGCAGGCCTTCGGCAAGAACGAAATCTGGCTCGAGCTGGCCGCCCTGGCCTACGAACTGCTGACCTGGACCCAACTGCTGGCCTGGCCCGACCACCCGGCCCGCAGCTGGGAACCCAAACGACTACGCCTGCGACTGCTGAGCGTGGCCGCACGCATCATCACCACCGGTCGTCGCCGCATCCTGCGTATAAGTCGAGGATGGCCCTGGTCAGAGCTGCTCGTCACCGGACAGCGAAACCTCGCAGCGCTCAACTGA
- a CDS encoding Fur family transcriptional regulator has translation MLRTADMRVTRPRVAVLTAVHAHPHADTDSIIRAVRDELPEVSHQAVYDSLHALTAARLVRRIQPSGSVARYESRIGDNHHHVVCRVCGAIADVDCAVGTAPCLTASEDHGFEIDEAEVIYWGTCPECSIAPSR, from the coding sequence ATGCTGCGGACCGCCGACATGCGGGTCACGCGCCCCCGGGTAGCGGTGCTCACAGCGGTCCACGCGCATCCTCACGCCGACACGGATTCCATCATTCGTGCGGTGCGTGACGAGCTGCCCGAGGTGTCCCACCAAGCCGTCTACGACTCGCTGCACGCGTTGACCGCAGCGCGTCTGGTGCGGCGCATCCAACCCTCCGGATCCGTGGCTCGCTACGAGTCCCGGATCGGCGACAACCACCACCACGTCGTATGCCGTGTGTGTGGCGCCATCGCCGATGTCGATTGTGCGGTCGGTACAGCCCCCTGTCTGACCGCATCAGAAGACCATGGCTTCGAGATCGATGAAGCCGAGGTCATCTACTGGGGCACCTGCCCCGAATGTTCGATTGCTCCAAGTAGATAA
- a CDS encoding pyridoxamine 5'-phosphate oxidase family protein — translation MAPEHPVSVLGEDESWRLLASVALGRLVTTIGTRIEIFPVNYVVQRRTVLFRTAEGTKLITCILSDRVLFEADDHNLMNGWSVIVRGTAELLETPEDIATAERAQLLPWTATVKRRYVRITPSEISGRYFEFGTQPD, via the coding sequence ATGGCGCCCGAGCATCCGGTGTCGGTCCTCGGTGAAGACGAAAGCTGGCGGCTGCTGGCCAGCGTGGCGCTCGGTCGCCTCGTCACCACGATCGGCACCAGAATCGAGATCTTCCCGGTCAACTACGTCGTCCAGCGGCGCACCGTACTGTTCCGCACCGCGGAGGGCACCAAGCTGATCACCTGCATCCTCAGCGATCGCGTGCTCTTCGAGGCCGACGATCACAACCTGATGAACGGCTGGAGCGTGATCGTGCGCGGCACGGCCGAGCTGTTGGAGACGCCCGAGGACATCGCCACGGCCGAGCGAGCACAGCTACTGCCCTGGACGGCCACCGTGAAACGTCGCTACGTGCGGATCACGCCGAGCGAGATCTCCGGGCGCTACTTCGAATTCGGCACTCAGCCCGACTGA